The Epinephelus lanceolatus isolate andai-2023 chromosome 14, ASM4190304v1, whole genome shotgun sequence region TAATTACGCTTGGCAATAAATGGGAATTTAAGAGCCTCCTTATTATTGGGCAGCTAATAAAACCCAAAGCAATGAAGCTTGAAGGAGGAGCTGATGATTATCTAAAGCCTGGattgttttgtttaataattAGGCGGCTCACCTGTACGCCAGCCGCAGGACAAAAAGTTCAAGGAAGGCGGATTCAAAGAGGAGATCTTGGTCTTGCTTCGGTAGATCAGAAAAGCCGGGGATCTTCTCCGCCCAGCCCCGGATGATCTCCATGGAGCCCGTCAGGAGATCATAGAACTGCTGGATGTGCTGAGTGTTGTCTCCAGTCATTTGGTAGTCAGGGTTAGCCTGGAACtggaatttaatttaaacagcGCCTTAATGAGGTcctttaaaatatataatcCGTGAAATTGCAAATGCCCATTTCCAAGAAGGAGAGGGTGCTTTTTCACTATTAAACTCATGTCTTCCTTTTATTAAGTTCTCTATTTCAACGCAATTTACTTAGAGGAAAAAATATGCCACATTAAAAGCCTGACAAAGTTAGGAATTCAGCGGTGTATTACAGAAAACTTTCAAGGCTGTAAATTGTTCCCTAAAGGAAGGGCTAAATTAAAAAGGCCGTCAATCTTTTTGTTCCCTCTGTTTTCACCCAGAGAAATAGtgctcaacattttttttcttcttttaagtgcagtgtgtgttttatttctggGATTGTGCTACTTACTCTGGAGTAGTCCAAAGCAGACATGGAGGGGTTGGAGTCCACATGGGCCCTAACAAGTGCGCTTATGAGGCTCACCGGCGGCGAGGGTGGGGAGGGCTCCTGGGGACTTTTGGGTTTGGATGGTAGGCGTCCTCTCCGACCTTTCAGATTATCTGTTCGGACAACTGCAAtgtaagaaataaatatgatatatCAGTCATCACTACGCACTCCTGTTGCTGTgcgtaaatatttaaatgtggTTATAAATAACAATCCAGCTATATTACGCACACGTTTTCCCAGTGTACCAGTGGGGGAATATAAACTACTGgtgtaaaataatttaatgcATGGCCTAAACATACCTTCTCTCACCATTCCGACGACAATGCACTTCTGGAAACGGCAGAACTGGCAGCGATTTCTCCGGCGTTTGTCAACAGGACAGTTTTTATTTGCTAAACACAcgtattttgcatttttctgaACGGTGCgctggaaagaaagaaagaaagaaagaaagaaagaaaaatcacaGTGTCACTGTGCAGGCCTGTTTCCAAGACTATATAACATGTAGAGCACGGACTGTGGATTGCTGCACAAGTGATATAACATAAAAATGAACAGATGGAAACGATATAATATCAGTTTCATCTCGTGTTTGGGACTGCGCTGTATAAACCAACAAGAGGGAATAGACCGTCAGCAAATACACATTCGTGGTCTTTCATATTTTACTTATTCCTCTGAGATCAACTGTGTGGATAGACAGGCTTGTCATATAAAGTTATTTTACGCACGCACTTTAAGGTGTTGCATGATAATATTTAGTGTAAATGCGATGGTATTATATGTTTAGGATGTGTTATTcttctcattatttttaagGCTGACTTTAACTCGCCGAGAATAATAGGAAACACACAGCATATCTTTCATGTAATAACAGTAACACTGATTCATGGTTCCTGTCATGTCAGCCCACCTTGAAAAATCCTTTGCAGCCCTCGCAGGTTCTCACTCCATAATGCTGGCAGGCTGCGTTGTCCCCACATACCGCACACAGACCCTCGTTTGACGGAGATCCTCGGGACGGGGGCGATGGCACTTGGCTGTCCACCAGCTGGTGCCCGTGGCTGAGCTGCAGGGAGTGAGGAAAGGCCAGACCAGCTTGTTTCCGTATGGCGCTGGGCACCGCGAAGCTCTGGCCGTCCAGGCCGCGGTGCACGCCCGGGTTGTCGTGGTTCATGGAGACGTGCAGCGGCCCGTCGAACCGCATCTGACAGCTGGAAACTGGAGTACCGGGCGGGGACTGCTTGAAGGAGAAGAGCGAAAGCCTTGACACCGGATTCTTGCGCTGGTCTATCATATGAGACGTGGCCGCAACATAGTTCTGGTGGAAACTGTGGAGGGAGCCAGGGTCCTCCCACATGTGATTAGGCTGAACCTGGAAGTTTGGCGTACTCGGGGCGTGAGGCGAGGAGGGTTTGAAGTACATAGGCCCAGAGTGAGCCATCATTTCTTCCGACTGAGGTGGCAGGTGGCTCTGCTGATGGTAGTTGTGCATCTGGACGTCCTCCACCTTGATAGAGGACTGCTCTCCAGAGTGGGGCATCTGATACAGACAGGGCGGTTTAACGTCGTAACTGGTGTTATAGTTGTCCATGAATGTACTGAAACTTGGGAGAGAAGTAGTAGCTGTGATCTCAGTGTTGGTCAAGTCCATGCTAAACTTAACAAACTCAGGTGTTAAGAAGTCGCAGCTGTATTCTCCTGCGGTGTGgtagctgtagctctgggaaGCAGGACTAGCTCCTTGAGGTGATGATCCATACTGAGCCTGAACGCAGGGCATGGCTGAAAACCAAACCGGTAGAAAGACATCAGAATTTCTCAAAGAAATGCTCAAATCGGAAAGTTTTACACTTTAGTCTATTTAATCTAATTTTActccaaacaaaacatttattaacAGTGCTTTACATTAACGAGtagtttcagaataaaataccattaaaaacattaatacatctatttttttatttgcaaagaATTTTCCATATCCTACCTCAAGTCTTCTGACAGTTTTTCGGTGACACTTGAAATGGGTATTGTCAGGAGTTGTATGGGTGTCAGGATTCAAGAAAGCGGCTCTGTTCTGGATCTTCCCCTAATAAAACACACCACTTTGACATTTACTAgattgtaaaataaaacaatttaaaaaaaaaatacaacgaTATCCCAGATATAGTCAGTTTTAAGCTTCACAGCTGCGCGCAACCAGTTTCCAATTACGCACAGCGTTTTTGGaatatgttataaaaatgttgAGTTGAAACCGGCAAAATGCGTGCTTagagtattttttcttttcttattatAAAGTGTGCGTTTCTTTGTGGTGATCAGACCAACTTCGCGCACTTGACATCAGTGACAAGTTGTCTAGAAAGcagaaagctaaaaaaaaaaatctctcgaAATATAAGCAGCAACAGATCTGCACAGTCAGACTcagttttgtgttatttcagtttaacagtaaaagcagactaaaagaaaaaaagatttaaagggCTCGGAGAAGGCGGCGCAACTAAAGCGCAGACAGATTATGTTgcaaagaaagagaagaggggATCTTACCTCTTTCACATCAGGATCGTGGCTTTCAATCCATGCGATAAGCATGCAGGGGGTATTCATCAATTTGTGTAAAAGCTCCAAATCATGAGCGGCGGTACCCAACAATGCCAGGCAGACAAACCGTGTGACTCCGCGCACTGACAGCGACACCAGCTTCGACTACCCAGTCTGGTCAATGTGGCTTTGTTTATGTGAGCTCTGGATACCGTGGCCCACGTGTTTCACAGCGCGACGTCATCGGCGTCGACACAGACACGGACCAATCCGCTGGGGAACTTTCTCAAGCCCCAATTTTTCTGGCTAGTATGTTTGTCTTGTGGTATGTGTTCTCTGTTGCTTCCCACATGGACATTAGCAGAGATGTAGTGGAGGGTAAACCCTTCTGTGCTCGGTGCAGACACTTTTGTGTTTGCAGAGGACTTAAGTCACGCTTGTTGTGGGCTGACATTAATCTATGTGCTGTGATTTCACTGTGTTTGTGGCGTGTCTGCAGAGTAAATGAGATGTTGTGATGAGCTCATAGTTTCTGCACATTTGATTAAGTTTTGTTTGTAGTGGTGCATATTTTCCTTTGTTTCTccagcacagcaacacagagGTAATTCATTTAAAACCACCATGATGCAATGCAGGTGAAGTAGCAGGTTGCAGCAGGCCAAAATGTAAAGGTGCGTTTTTATACTCAGGTATTAAAACGCACAGCTCATGCATAGAAGCATCCTTACTGACTAGTGCTGAGTGCACCTTTAGCCTCatagttgtgtgtgtatgtgtgtgtgatgagtgtACATTGGCACATCTAGGCACAGTTATGTCACAATGTGGCTGATACGCCAGACTCACTATTTGTATGAAATAGGCCTAATGAAGCGAGGGTCAATATTATTCTTCGTTATCTTCTGACAGGATTTCTGTATTTCAATTGTGTTCCAAATTTAGACCTCAGATGGGGTGGGGTTTGCGGGGTGGGCTGCCTATTCATAGAGCTGCTGTATAGTTGTAtgtgagctgctgctggaggaggaaggggggggATAATTAGTGGGCCTGTAGCCAGTTGTCATGGGGGAACCAATTTAGTCCCCAGAGAGGGAAACGTGATAGGAGCGGGCAGAATGGAGAGTGACGCAGAAAACGCTCAAGTTGACGCAGTCGCCAAAATAATCTTTTGGGCTTTATTGTTCTGCAGCGATGGAATAACTGATCTCAGTGTAATCTTACACCAACACCTTGTAGCCAATCAAGGTGGCCTGAATTTTCTCCACATGCATACGAGGCCTGGGCAGCAAGCCAAGGTGAGGAGTGTGCAACAAGACGTGTAGTTAGACATGTATGCCCGCATGCAGGTAACAGCAGCCAGCATCACACAGCACGTGTGTTATTTCTAGCGGGCTGATGCTTTATTATACGAGCCACAGAGCAGCCATCAGTCTCAgagcagtttttattttgtgtgccCTGTGCTCAGTGCACGCAAGGACAGAGTGTGCAAGGAGGTGGggggaaaaagaaaactgtATATCATGGTTACACTCACCTCTAGAGGACACTATTGTTCACCAGCCATACATCAACCAGCTCCTGTTTCTTACAATTAACCTTTTAATTAACCTAACCCCATTAAGGCTGTGTGGTCACGCCCAGTCGTTTTCAGGTGGGCTAGATGGCAGGATTTGTAAATTACAAATTCTCCGCACTGCTCTGTGAATATTCAGTCAAATAATGCAGTTAAAGTTGTGGTGTTTCTTTGGCTGCTGCTAATTAGACCACCTTTCACTGGAGCTGAGGAGGCTTCAACACACATCCTGTCACTGTGTGCTGACTGACCACACAAATGCATGTAGGTACAGTGGAACTTTTCTGTGTGTATGAAAGCATCCATGACAGGAGGCTGCATGGTCACACTGTGTTCCTGTTATCCATTTAGAATTTggaatgaaaacacaattaGCAGTTTAATTGGCCATTTTACTGAAGAATAATTAACTTCCCATTTATATGCGCAATTAATTGACAGTCATTTGAAAGTGAGGAGTTGGTTTTAATCACACAGAAGTTATTTCCTGAGATTATATTTTTAACTTTGTGTGAAGAAATTCCTAGTGACATTACTCATTTTAGTGTGTGGGCACGCGACTGTGTGCGCGTGAGGGTGAATGAGTGAGAGAGGTCCCTTTTCAATAGCTTACAGGGCGACACAGCTCTGATATTAATTTATCTACAGGTACAACCCGGAAATCTGCAGGAAATGCACtttataattaattaatatttatattaatgGATAAGTTACTGTCGTCATCTCAAGGTCGCAGGATGCCTATGGATCCCACAGGGGCGAAGGGGCGCCCAAGGGTGCGATTAGGAAAGTGAGCAGCTCGCCACGTTTAGCTGAACGTAGTTTTCATCATGAACCAACTACTTTCTAATTTGGCTTCAGGTGGCAAGTGTGCACCCTGCGCAAAAGTAGTTTCGGAGTCTGGACGGTTTTAGTCATTGCAACACAGCGCAGTGATTTGACCATGACATGCAGTGGCGCCCCCAAGGGGTGCCCCCACTcccccacccacacacaaaatcaTTGGAGGTCAATATTAATGTCTTGAAGAGACTATGGCATGCTCATTTTAAAGCTAACTCAGAGTTAGTGTTTCCTTGTGGCACTACACAACTTTATGCCAGGTTCTACATGCATCAGATTATAGTTTGATGCAGCTGTCCTACAGTGTCAGCTCAGATCGTGAACGATAATAAGTGCCATGTGCGATAATCCATTATTTCATCCCGTGTCATGAGTCATAGTAGGCGACAACCGACGCAGCATCTGACAGATgctgacagaaagtctagcatgttgaTTTCTTTTTGACTCTCGTCACAGCCGTCTCTttggccaataggaacacagagcggtTTGCTGtcatagacaactgtatgacgacaacaccccagcatttttgatatttcctctatAGGGACTACCAAAAGTAGGCTAGTGTACCAaagattaagattttacatacAAATTATGATCCTtgaattatgattttttttttttaacagatttaacAGTCAACCACTaaatagtctgagtgggtggaagttcgctgcaaagatcagcctctcattgggtggaacgagccacccactgaagtcctgccctaccacctccggttgcagttttcaacacgtcctttactaacatttgcggtgtttgatcttgcggggatgtagccatttttctgccatggttcgcgtcctgtaggcgatatttttgtgggcgtgttataccaaaacctgtttccccccggcaatatttttgcaagcgcaccaaTGCTGTGGCACTGCCAAGAACGATTgcgattggttgaaagaaatacaagcagccggggcgtttttttctccaatcttaaagtgagagtcggcccagccagacctttcttttcttgagaaaggtctggtgagcgagactaaccACTAAATAAAGTTGTTCAAATTTGCCTCATCCTGCAATACCAACATACTGCTTACATGTTTGTGCATCAGTTACAATTATCCAgtaatgtaaaataataacatatttCAAACAGGCACCATTAGGCTGCAtaataaagtgatttttaagtacatttttcttGCTAAACTTCTGTGCTTTTACTTCAGTAAGAAGTTATGGAGTATTAATACGTTGTTTTATTGCTACTTTGACTGATGCTGCCTTTCAATGGGGTTGTGTTTACCATGTTTACAAGTAGAATCCATATGAATGCCCCCTCTTGTTGTATTGAGGACCTCGTAAGTGAAATTTTTCTAAAAGCTCGGAGTTCATGAGTTGTGACAtgtttgctgacattttcagaaatggaAGTTTGCTTTTTGGTGGATGGTAAGTTAATGTATTGTAGTTTTAGTCATATAGTATTTCTTGGTAATTTTACAATATATTTGAGGAAAATGTTGATATTCCCAACAGCCTCTGTCATGCTTTTGCATTTTCCTGCATTACAAGACCCGCTCGCTAGCTTGCTAAATTGTCAGCGTCAGTGGCTTCTAGACGCCAACAGTAGCAtcagtgttgctgttgtctAACAGCAGTGCTCTCATGACATAACCACTTGAAAGCCAAGCATGTCGTGCACACAGCTTCACATGTCATAACAACAAGCTCACACATTCCATTtgaaggcagcaaaagtcaaGGACCTGATTACTTCTTCAACCACTGTTAATTTGTAAGTAGCCCTTTAATGTTGCTGCTGGTCCACGTAGTGCGCTAAGTTAGACAGTTTTCTTGCTGCAGGTATAATCTACAGTACAGGCATTTCTTCAtatggaatactctagtacatTGCATGTTTAGTTTAGCACCTGTGAAGTAACTTGTAGAATAAGAACAGTATTTATCTCTGAAGTGCAGAGCACCATATgtttaaagatttttaaaacaatGGAAATATTCTGGGAAGCACCACCTCCTCAAAACTGCATGTAGAGTGGAAAtagacaagttttttttttctttgagtcACTATTATGAAGTAAATTGTGATTGCACAGTGTAATGGCTATAGAGTAGTCACACCATTGGCATTTACTGTTTCCTATAAGCCCTGCTTTCACTTTGCAATTCTATATGCCGTAGGGTACGATCTCCAAGGAAAATGAACACTGAATATATGGCACAAAGTAAGGTTAGATGCTAGAATGTGCCCACAGTGCTTTGCCTAGTCCCACCCTACTGTGCTGTAACTGGCTAGATATAACCCTAACCATGACATctttttcctaaccctaactgCCTGTGACCTATacacaccaatcacagcacTTATTCACAGCACAGTAGGGCAAGACTAGGAAAAACATTTCCTTCAGTGGGTACATCCTAGCATTTCCCCAAAGGACGTGTGTCAACTATTAACGAcacaaaacaggaagaagatagcacttttgttttccccGCTAGCTATTGGTAGCTAACCCCAAGTTACCAAAGAGTATGGATATGAGTTATTTGCGGTTACTATCCCCAGCAGCGGAAATGGTGGAACAACTGAAGTGGCTGTGAAAACTCTACCCAGTTGATAGATGCTAGGCTCTGAAAAAACAGAAAGCGATCTGGCTGTCTTTGCAAAAGTGGCATCAACAATACCAGTTGGAAACACTAAGTGGGGAAAGTTGACAAGTTGTTTGTTTCCACTTTAAGCACATTACTTAGCAAAGGCATAAAAACAGCTGAGAAAACTTCCcacttgtttttatgtcatAATCACTGATTGAACCACTCACTTCTTCACATTAGTTAGCTCTGAATCTGCATAAAAACTAGGAGGGAGTTGTTCAGCTCACTTAGACACACTTAAATCCAAGGCCAGGTAGTTTGCAAAATCTGCTGGTCCCTCACACAAACCTCATTTCATTTCTAAGCACCAGCAGGTATCAAACTTTCTGAGAATTGAACAGCCCGACCCTGAAGGCATCCCTTTGCTCAGTGTCTTCTTTCCATTTCTAGATTCCCACTTTACAAGCTTAAATGTCTACTTAATATGCTTTAATGCCTGCTCTTTAGAGCCAGGGAGCACTTCATCACTTTTATACACCTTTATATAACACACTGTTAACTAGCAATGCCTTATGGAACAGCTTGTCTTGCAGCTGGAAGGCGCCTCCATGGCATGATGGAGGTACCTGTTCACCGTTCACAATGAGACAGTAAAATGGGAATAGAGGCCTCTGCATACTGCTGCTGTCTATATCAGTCAACGATGAATATTCATGAATCACAGTGTCATGACATGCTCTGTAATTGGCAGCAACATTAGTAATGACACTGCTGGTATCAAGTCCCTGCATATTCATGTGGTGGGGCAATATCTCCTCGTggtgctgtttttttctctcctcctgaAAGTGAAAATGTATTCTGAAGCTGCAGGTGTCCCTGGTGCCACAATCAATTGCTGGCTGGATTGTGCCCCAGTGAAAATCAGACAAACCATTAGTTTCTTTGTCAATCTCTTTGATTAATAATATATCTGAATTCTAAAAGGTTGAGAGGACTCTAAATAGTGTAAAGTGAATCTCTTTGTAATAGTTATGAATGCAGGCCTTCAGGACTCCCATATACCATGTTGTTGCTACTGGCTGTTGGCCATTTAAAAGATCATTGGTAAAAGGTATTGATGACTTTTGcctaaaaaaaatattcaccaAAATTACATGAGGAATGAGCTTCTGCTCACTAATGATGCTCAGAAACAGTTTATCTCTTATCCAAGTTGTTTGAGGTGTGAGTAGATTGAGCAGCTTGCAAAGACACAAGCCTGCTCATGGAGGTTACACACTGATAGTGGGCTCGTTGTGGCAGATTTCTTTTTGTACTGGAATTTGCTCGCGACTCCATTTCGGCCCCACTAAAGTGTCCTAGAATGGATGATGAGGGAACTGGATAAAGCTTTGCCTAAGCTGCAAGACTTTCTCCTCTAAGCAGCTGGATGGGAGTATATTTCTCCTCGTGGCTTCAGTTTAGTGTAGTGAACCATCCAAACTGTGGCGTAAGGAGGCAGACCTGGTACTAGACCTGTAGAAGGATCAGTATTGTGACAGTAACATTGTTTGAAGGGGTGTAGTGCtggttgatgaggtgggtgtactagtAGGTGGATGggtaggttacagaggaggaagtAGGTATAGGCTACTATCATATATTCCAGTGGCTtattggctgataggtgggtatactgcaAATGGCAAGAAAAAGAGTTGGGTATACCCTGTATACCTGCCTACCTACCTActctccactacaccactgattgtttacaacaaagaaaacttCATAGCCGTAGTATTAGTCATGTTTCAAGGgatggaagaagtattcagatcctcaACTAAATTAAAAGTGCCAGTACAACAATGTATATAGTATATGCTCAATTGCacataaaagtcctgcattcaagaTCCTACTAatgaaaaagtacaaaaatatcaCCAGTGAAATATACTTGAAGTATCAAACTAAAAGTACTAATTCTGCAGTAAAATGCCCCCTGTGACTTATGTATATTTCCATTATTGCTAATAcaaatgcattaatgtgtatgtaaCATTTTACTTTTGTAGCTGAACGAGATGGAGCTAGTTATATCTGAGAGGTTGTAGGATGGTTAATGGACAAGGAAGGATGAAAAAACAAAGTTCTGTTAGACAAATCTGTCTTTAAATTTGCTTTTTTGATAAATATTTGATCATTTTACCTCTGTGGGCTTCAAACTGTTATCTAAATAAAATCATCTGAGAATTTTCGGGGGGAAATGTCTCTTGGTGGAACTGCTAACAGCTCAGACATCTGAAACAGGAAAGGGAGCCCCAACCAGACACTGCTGTTTGTTAGAGGTCACAGGTCAAGAAAGTTGAGAACCATTTGTTTAATCCTCAACAATGCATTGTATTTTACAATCTTataatatattgttttatttatcttttaatctgaaaagtaactagtaGGCCTAACTACTGCTGTAGAATAAATgtgaagtaaaaaaagaaacatttttttgtatgaaGTAACATAAAATACTTTCAATTTGTACTTAGAGGggtagttcagattttttaagtggggttgtatgaggtatttggtcatagtTAGTGTATTACCTACTATAAATGGCAGTTGGTAAgcacccagtttggagaagcatgCAGGAATACCACCgcggaagctaagcaatctcCTGCTGTGGGcggaggcagcagcaaaatgtattttcaccACCTAAAGAATAAATATAAGTTTAACCGTATACTATATTTCCAATATTTTCACCTCTTAACCTTGCCCTTTCTGAGCAGGAACTGAGGTTGTTACTTATGCTCTCTCCAAAGCCACCACActtctttgacaaaaacagtaattgtaCCTCTCAGAACACAGGATCtgttggtctaccactgcctcgatcagcgagtttgtgttattgtgtgactttggtgaatttgaactaaacctttaaaatacagaagtcacacaataacataaacaaacagatCAGGGCAGGGGTAGACAAGCAACTccatgttctgtgaggtaaaattactgtttttgtcaatggagtctggtggctttgaagagagcatagtaACAGCGTCAGGCCCCCGTCAGTAAGAGCTGTCCGATGGCAagataaagcaataaaaatatttgaaatatagTATACAGTTACaccaatattgatttttttaggtggctaaaatgcgTTTTGCTGCTGACcaatccacagcagtacatcacTTAGCTTCTTTGGCAGTACTTCAGCCTGCTCCTGCCATCTACTGTataggtaacacactgactatggataactAGTTCACACAACCCCACTCCAAAAATTCTGAGCAATCCCTTTCAGTGCAGTGCAGCACTGGAGTAGATAATCTGTTACTTTCCATCACTGCATGTTTTCTGAATAAATGCCTGCAAACTAAGAAACGATCAATTCTGAATGCAGCCTAACTGCCACACTGTCTGCTGTTTCAGTTTGTCTCAGCAATGGATGAACATTGCAATCTTTGCTGTTCTTTCCCCTCTTTTTTCCCGTTGATCACCAACTGAGCTGTATCTGTGCATTGCAGGAGGAGGCATGGTGTTCCACAGGGTAGTATTGGGAACTGCTGTCAGGCTTGTTTGCACTGTATAGCATTACTCAGATGGCAGAATATACAACAGATAACAGGTGAGATTCCCTCAAGAACGATGCCTAGCGTGCTGTGTTGTTAACAAAGTCTTACTGATGTAATTAGGAGGCTTCAGATTacatttgttgaaaaaaaattaaaagtgtgCTCATATTAGATGATgcctgaaacacattttcattctgtGTATTATGGATTTTAAATGGTATAAATAATGAGGAGCCACTCAGAAATTAATTTTAGTTGCTTTGCATCCTGTTCACTGTTCTTTCTAACAGATGGTAGATTGTATGGTGCCTCTGTAATGCGCACATGACTAACAACTGCAG contains the following coding sequences:
- the nr4a2a gene encoding nuclear receptor subfamily 4 group A member 2a, which encodes MPCVQAQYGSSPQGASPASQSYSYHTAGEYSCDFLTPEFVKFSMDLTNTEITATTSLPSFSTFMDNYNTSYDVKPPCLYQMPHSGEQSSIKVEDVQMHNYHQQSHLPPQSEEMMAHSGPMYFKPSSPHAPSTPNFQVQPNHMWEDPGSLHSFHQNYVAATSHMIDQRKNPVSRLSLFSFKQSPPGTPVSSCQMRFDGPLHVSMNHDNPGVHRGLDGQSFAVPSAIRKQAGLAFPHSLQLSHGHQLVDSQVPSPPSRGSPSNEGLCAVCGDNAACQHYGVRTCEGCKGFFKRTVQKNAKYVCLANKNCPVDKRRRNRCQFCRFQKCIVVGMVREVVRTDNLKGRRGRLPSKPKSPQEPSPPSPPVSLISALVRAHVDSNPSMSALDYSRFQANPDYQMTGDNTQHIQQFYDLLTGSMEIIRGWAEKIPGFSDLPKQDQDLLFESAFLELFVLRLAYRSNPVEGKLIFCNGVVLHRLQCVRGFGEWVDAIVDFSSNLQSMNIDISAFSCIAALAMVTERHGLKEPKRVEDLQNKIVNCLKDQVTFNGGGLNRPNYLSKLLGKLPELRTLCTQGLQRIFYLKLEDLVPPPAIIDKLFLDTLPF